A genomic region of Chionomys nivalis chromosome 12, mChiNiv1.1, whole genome shotgun sequence contains the following coding sequences:
- the Supt16h gene encoding FACT complex subunit SPT16, which translates to MAVTLDKDAYYRRVKRLYSNWRKGEDEYASIDAIVVSVGVDEEIVYAKSTALQTWLFGYELTDTIMVFCDDKIIFMASKKKVEFLKQIANTKGNENANGAPAITLLVREKNESNKSSFDKMIEAIKESKNGKKIGVFSKDKFPGEFMKSWSDCLNKEGFDKVDISAVVAYTIAVKEDGELNLMKKAASITSEVFNKFFKERVMEIVDADEKVRHSKLAESVEKAIEEKKYLAGADPSTVEMCYPPIIQSGGNYNLKFSVVSDKNHMHFGAITCAMGIRFKSYCSNLVRTLMVDPTQEVQENYNFLLQLQEELLKELRHGVKICDVYNSVMDVVKKQKPELLNKITKNLGFGMGIEFREGSLVINSKNQYKLKKGMVFSINLGFSDLTNKEGKKPEEKTYALFIGDTVLVDEDGPATVLTSVKKKVKNVGIFLKNEDEEEEEEEKDEAEDLLGRGSRAALLTERTRNEMTAEEKRRAHQKELAAQLNEEAKRRLTEQKGEQQIQKARKSNVSYKNPSLMPKEPHIREMKIYIDKKYETVIMPVFGIATPFHIATIKNISMSVEGDYTYLRINFYCPGSALGRNEGNIFPNPEATFVKEITYRASNMKSPGEQTVPALNLQNAFRIIKEVQKRYKTREAEEKEKEGIVKQDSLVINLNRSNPKLKDLYIRPNIAQKRMQGSLEAHVNGFRFTSVRGDKVDILYNNIKHALFQPCDGEMIIVLHFHLKNAIMFGKKRHTDVQFYTEVGEITTDLGKHQHMHDRDDLYAEQMEREMRHKLKTAFKNFIEKVEALTKEELEFEVPFRDLGFNGAPYRSTCLLQPTSSALVNATEWPPFVVTLDEVELIHFERVQFHLKNFDMVIVYKDYSKKVTMINAIPVASLDPIKEWLNSCDLKYTEGVQSLNWTKIMKTIVDDPEGFFEQGGWSFLEPEGEGSDAEDGDSESEIEDETFNPSEDDYEEEEEDSDEDYSSEAEESDYSKESLGSEEESGKDWDELEEEARKADRESRYEEEEEQSRSMSRKRKASVHSSGRGSNRGSRHSSAPPKKKRK; encoded by the exons ACATGGCTCTTTGGTTATGAGCTAACTGATACAATCATGGTCTTCTGTGATGACAAAATCATCTTCATGGCCAGcaaaaaaaaagtggaatttTTGAAACAGATTGCCAATACTAAAGGCAATGAGAATGCTAATGGAGCCCCTGCCATAACACTGCTCGTCAGAGAGAAG AACGAAAGTAATAAGAGCAGCTTTGACAAAATGATTGAAGCCATTAAAGAAAGCAAGAATGGCAAGAAAATTGGAGTGTTCAGCAAAGACAAGTTCCCAGGAGAGTTCATGAAGAGCTGGAGTGACTGTCTCAACAAGGAGGGCTTTGACAAA GTAGATATCAGTGCTGTTGTGGCATACACCATCGCTGTGAAGGAGGATGGTGAGCTCAACCTGATGAAGAAAGCAGCCAGCATCACCTCTGAGGTCTTCAACAAATTCTTCAAGGAAAGAGTCATGGAAATAGTGGATGCAGATGAG AAAGTTCGGCATAGCAAACTGGCTGAGTCTGTGGAAAAGGCCATTGAAGAGAAAAAATACCTAGCTGGGGCCGACCCTTCTACTGTGGAAATGTGTTACCCTCCCATCATTCAGAGTGGTGGCAACTATAATCTCAAATTCAGTGTGGTGAG TGATAAAAATCATATGCATTTTGGGGCCATTACGTGTGCCATGGGCATTCGCTTCAAATCTTACTGCTCCAACCTTGTTCGCACCTTGATGGTTGACCCTACTCAGGAAGTTCAAGAAAATTACAATTTTTTACTCCAGCTTCAAGAGGAGTTGCTAAAAGAATTAAGACATG GCGTAAAGATATGTGATGTGTATAACTCTGTCATGGATGTGGTgaagaaacagaagccagagCTGCTGAACAAAATCACGAAAAACCTAGG atttGGGATGGGAATTGAATTCCGTGAAGGCTCTCTAGTAATCAATAGTAAAAATCAGTACAAGCTGAAGAAAG GAATGGTTTTCAGCATTAACCTGGGATTTTCAGACCTGACCaacaaagaagggaagaaaccAGAAGAGAAAACCTATGCCCTGTTCATTGGTGACACAGTGCTTGTAGATGAG GATGGCCCAGCCACTGTTCTTACTTCggtgaaaaagaaagtaaagaatgtGGGGATCTTCCTAAAG AatgaggatgaagaagaggaggaagaagagaaagatgaggCAGAGGACCTTCTGGGAAGAGGTTCTAGGGCAGCATTACTGACAGAAAGAACACGG AATGAAATGACTGCAGAAGAGAAGCGGAGAGCACATCAGAAGGAACTGGCAGCCCAGCTCAACGAGGAAGCCAAGAGGAGGCTGACGGAGCAGAAGGGGGAGCAACAGATTCAGAA AGCTCGCAAATCTAATGTATCCTACAAAAACCCATCTCTGATGCCTAAGGAACCACATATTCGAGAAATGAAGATCTATATTGATAAGAAATATGAGACTGTGATAATGCCCGTGTTTGGCATTGCCACACCCTTCCATATTGCCACAATCAAG AACATAAGTATGTCTGTGGAGGGAGATTACACTTACTTGCGAATCAACTTTTATTGTCCAGGCAGTGCTCTTGGCAGGAATGAAGGCAACATCTTTCCCAACCCTGAAGCCACTTTCGTCAAGGAAAT TACATACCGAGCTTCAAATATGAAATCACCTGGAGAACAGACCGTACCAGCCTTAAATCTTCAGAATGCTTTCCGAATTATAAAAGAAGTACAGAAACGTTACAAGACCCGAGaagctgaagagaaagaaaaagag GGCATTGTGAAACAAGACTCCCTGGTGATCAATCTAAACCGCAGTAACCCAAAGCTGAAGGACCTGTACATCCGCCCCAACATCGCTCAGAAGAGAATGCAAGGCTCGCTGGAGGCCCACGTCAATG GTTTCCGCTTCACGTCTGTTCGAGGAGATAAGGTGGATATTCTGTACAATAACATTAAGCACGCTTTGTTCCAGCCCTGTGATGGGGAGATGATTATTGTCTTGCACTTTCACCTCAAG AATGCTATTATGTTTGGGAAGAAACGACACACAGATGTACAGTTCTACACAGAAGTTGGAGAGATCACTACGGATTTGGGGAAACATCAACATATGCATGACCGAGATGACCTCTATGCTGAGCAG ATGGAACGAGAAATGAGACACAAACTGAAAACagcctttaaaaattttattgaaaaagtTGAGGCTCTAACAAAGGAGGAACTGGAGTTTGAAGTGCCATTCAGGGATCTGGG ATTCAACGGGGCTCCCTACAGGAGTACCTGTCTCCTGCAGCCCACTAGTAGTGCACTGGTGAATGCTACAGAGTGG CCACCCTTTGTGGTGACACTGGATGAAGTGGAGCTGATCCATTTTGAGAGGGTGCAGTTTCACCTGAAGAACTTTGATATGGTGATTGTCTACAAAGATTACAGCAAGAAAGTCACAATGATCAATGCCATTCCTGTCGCCTCTCTAGACCCCATCAAAGAGTGGCTGAA TTCCTGTGACCTGAAGTACACAGAAGGAGTGCAATCCCTCAACTGGACTAAAATCATGAAGACCATTGTTGATGATCCTGAGGGCTTCTTTGAACAAGGTGGCTGGTCTTTCCTGGAACCTGAGGGTGAG GGGAGTGACGCTGAGGACGGGGATTCTGAGTCTGAGATTGAAGATGAGACTTTTAATCCTTCTGAGGATGActatgaagaggaagaagaggacagtGATGAAGATTACTcgtcagaggcagaagaatcag ACTATTCCAAGGAATCTCTGGGCAGTGAAGAAGAAAGCGGAAAGGACTGGGATGAGCTAGAAGAAGAAGCTCgaaaag CGGACCGTGAAAGCCgttatgaggaggaggaagaacagagtcGAAGTATGAGCCGGAAGAGGAAGGCATCTGTACATAGTTCAGGCCGTGGCTCAAACCGTGGTTCCAGACACAGCTCTGCACCCCccaagaagaagagaaagtaa